CTCAAGTAAGTGCGTTTAATCCTAATGGAATTATTCTTTCGGGAGGTCCTCATAGTGCTGTTGATCTTCATTTTCCATGTGTTCCTGAGTTTGTATTTCAATTGGGCATACCTATATTTGGAATTTGTTATGGTATGCAGATTATGTCACAGCAGCTGGGTGGAGAGGTACAGCATTTAACTACTCAGCGTGAGTTTGGTTGTACTCGAATAACACTCGTTACTGAAAGTATTCTTACAAATGATATGTGTGATTATGTTGATAATATTACAGGTTATTCGGTATTAGATGTATGGATGAGTCATGGAGATGTAGTTACTACTGTTCCTCAAGATTTTACTGTTATTGGTATTAATAAATATCGTCAAGTTGCGATTATGGCTAATGAGGATCGGCGCTTGTATGGTGTGCAATTTCATCCGGAAGTTACTCATACTAAACAAGGAAAAAATATTTTAGAACGTTTTATTATGTGTATTTGCTCTTGTAAATCTTCATGGAAGGTAGCTAATATTATTGATAATATTGTTATGGATATTCGTGTGAAAGTGGGTAATGATAAAGTAGTGCTTGGATTTTCAGGTGGAATTGATTCTCTTGTCACAGCTTTATTATTGAGACGTGCTATTGGTTGTCGATTTATTTGTGTGTTTATTGATAATGGGTTATTATTACATCGTGAATTTGATCGAATTAAGAATTTTTGTGATAAAAATTATGATTTGGATATTATTTATGTGCCAAAAGAACAGCTATTTTTAGATGCTTTAATTGGAGTTATTGATCCAGAAGAAAAAAGAAAAGTAATTGGTAGGATTTTTACAGAAGTTTTTGAAGAGCAAATTAGTAATCTAGTACCTATAAAGTGGTTGGTTCAGGGTACTATATACTCAGATATTATTGAATCTGGTGTATCTTTATTTTCTTCTAAAAATGTAATTAAATCGCATCATAATGTAAGTTGTTTTTCAGGTATTATGAATGTTCAGTTATTAGAGCCTATAAGAAATTTATTTAAAGATGAAGTTCGTAGTATTGGATTAGAATTAGGATTGCCTTATAGTATAGTATATCGTTATCCGTTTCCAGGGCCTGGTTTAGCTATTAGAATTTTAGGTGAAGTAAAAAGGGAATATTGTGATATTTTGCGTAAGGTAGATTGTATTTTCATTGAGGAACTTAAGCGTGATAATTTGTATTATAAGATTAGTCAGGCTTTTGCAGTGTTTTTACCGATACATTCAGTGGGTATACAAGGAGATCAGCGGAAGTATGAATGGGTGGTTTCTTTGCGTGCAGTAGAGACCATTGACTTTATGACAGCACGATGGGCTTATTTATCTTATGATTTTTTAAATAAAGTATCTAATCGTATTGTTAATGAGGTTGAGGGAATATCTCGTGTAGTGTACGATATTTCTTCTAAACCTCCGGCTACTATTGAATGGGAGTAAGTGTGTATATTTTTGTATAAGTTGAAACTTTTTAATAATTTTATTCGGTTGTGTTATTGTTGATTTGATAGTTTGAAGTACGCATGTTTTATAATGATTGAAAGTATTGTATAGTTTATGTCTGTTTATTGTTGTATTTATACAAA
This genomic interval from Candidatus Blochmannia sp. SNP contains the following:
- the guaA gene encoding glutamine-hydrolyzing GMP synthase, giving the protein MVTLDNRMDCDTKCSDYRILVIDFGSQYTQLLLRRIRELGVYSELFSWNVSESQVSAFNPNGIILSGGPHSAVDLHFPCVPEFVFQLGIPIFGICYGMQIMSQQLGGEVQHLTTQREFGCTRITLVTESILTNDMCDYVDNITGYSVLDVWMSHGDVVTTVPQDFTVIGINKYRQVAIMANEDRRLYGVQFHPEVTHTKQGKNILERFIMCICSCKSSWKVANIIDNIVMDIRVKVGNDKVVLGFSGGIDSLVTALLLRRAIGCRFICVFIDNGLLLHREFDRIKNFCDKNYDLDIIYVPKEQLFLDALIGVIDPEEKRKVIGRIFTEVFEEQISNLVPIKWLVQGTIYSDIIESGVSLFSSKNVIKSHHNVSCFSGIMNVQLLEPIRNLFKDEVRSIGLELGLPYSIVYRYPFPGPGLAIRILGEVKREYCDILRKVDCIFIEELKRDNLYYKISQAFAVFLPIHSVGIQGDQRKYEWVVSLRAVETIDFMTARWAYLSYDFLNKVSNRIVNEVEGISRVVYDISSKPPATIEWE